One window of the Salvelinus fontinalis isolate EN_2023a chromosome 2, ASM2944872v1, whole genome shotgun sequence genome contains the following:
- the LOC129828021 gene encoding tumor necrosis factor ligand superfamily member 6-like, with the protein MAEGGVPYPSVFMVDSHATYPPLPPKPRPPGRGGVAQSLLFLLVGLALCGLAIEACFIYHLYSKQGSAESGSVGMSIQDQEDIPKDVPPTSRPNPIVFPSKPVAHLTARPQAPHGDGVMAWNMQAEPLLHEMEYKDGKLVIQKEGYYYVYSKIFFSEVNVEFTHSVCRNTLRYLGEDIELLKSRRYYPKFGKMMSTSNSYLGGVFHFFEDDSIFVKVKNVTQVRIQYSTENVFGIYMI; encoded by the exons ATGGCTGAGGGTGGTGTCCCGTACCCCTCCGTGTTCATGGTGGATAGCCATGCAACCTACCCACCGCTGCCCCCCAAGCCGAGACCTCCTGGTCGGGGTGGTGTGGCCCAAAGCCTGCTGTTCTTGCTGGTTGGTCTGGCTTTGTGTGGCTTGGCCATAGAGGCCTGCTTCATCTACCACCTCTACTCTAAACAGGGATCT GCGGAGTCAGGGTCAGTTGGTATGAGTATCCAAG ACCAAGAGGACATTCCGAAGGATGTTCCCCCAACTTCAAGACCGAACCCTATTGTGTTTCCTTCAAAACCTGTTGCACATCTGACAG CTCGACCTCAAGCACCCCATGGAGATGGAGTCATGGCATGGAACATGCAGGCAGAACCGCTCCTCCATGAAATGGAGTACAAAGATGGCAAGCTTGTCATCCAGAAGGAAGGTTACTACTACGTCTACTCTAAGATCTTCTTCAGTGAGGTCAATGTTGAGTTCACACACTCGGTCTGCAGAAATACTCTACGGTATCTTGGGGAGGACATTGAACTCCTTAAGTCCAGAAGATATTACCCCAAGTTTGGGAAAATGATGTCCACATCAAACAGCTACCTGGGAGGGGTGTTCCACTTCTTTGAAGATGACTCCATCTTTGTCAAAGTGAAAAATGTCACTCAAGTTCGGATACAATATTCCACAGAGAACGTGTTTGGTATCTATATGATATAA